A genomic region of Arachis stenosperma cultivar V10309 chromosome 9, arast.V10309.gnm1.PFL2, whole genome shotgun sequence contains the following coding sequences:
- the LOC130947703 gene encoding PR5-like receptor kinase, producing MLPNVDISDGRSKASMKMGLALGLAAAVTMLLVMVTLYYTRRKKQNSKHLLVDAFLERHGHLQIKRYSYSDMKKVTNSFKNKLGEGGFGSVYKGQLKDGRHVAVKILSELKGDGEDFINEVVSMSRTSHVNIVALLGFCFQGSKQALVYEFMPNGSLEKLLSDEHDVIGDRQLDYQTLYDIAIGVAKGLEYLHKGCNTRILHFDIKPHNILLDENFCPKISDFGLAKVCTRKESMVSISGTRGTAGYIAPEVFSRNFGVISHKSDVYSYGMMVLEMVGRRRNIKTEVDASSETYFPYWIYNRLVSNQELGLQSISNEFDNEKVRKLTIVSLWCIQTNPSNRPSISTVVEMLEGRVELLQLPPKPFWFSPSASP from the exons ATGCTTCCAAATGTTGATATTTCag ATGGTAGAAGCAAGGCTTCCATGAAGATGGGACTTGCACTAGGACTAG CTGCTGCGGTTACTATGCTGTTAGTAATGGTCACCCTCTACTACACAAGACGGAAGAAGCAAAACTCAAAACACCTTCTGGTTGATGCCTTTTTGGAGAGGCATGGACACCTTCAAATCAAGAGGTACAGCTATTCCGACATGAAGAAAGTGACCAACTCCTTCAAAAACAAACTAGGTGAAGGGGGATTTGGCAGTGTATACAAAGGACAATTAAAGGATGGACGACATGTTGCAGTGAAGATCCTAAGTGAATTGAAAGGTGATGGTGAAGATTTCATCAATGAAGTTGTGAGCATGAGCAGAACTTCTCATGTTAACATTGTTGCTCTTCTTGGCTTCTGCTTTCAAGGTTCTAAACAAGCTTTAGTTTATGAATTTATGCCTAATGGGTCCCTTGAGAAGCTACTCTCTGATGAACATGACGTGATAGGGGATCGCCAATTAGATTATCAAACTTTATATGATATTGCAATTGGTGTTGCTAAAGGACTAGAGTATCTGCATAAGGGCTGCAATACTAGAATTCTGCATTTTGATATAAAGCCTCATAACATTCTCTTGGATGAGAATTTCTGTCCCAAAATTTCAGACTTTGGACTTGCCAAAGTTTGTACAAGAAAAGAAAGCATGGTATCGATTTCTGGTACAAGAGGGACTGCAGGTTATATTGCCCCAGAGGTATTTTCTAGGAATTTTGGTGTAATATCACATAAGTCGGATGTTTATAGTTATGGAATGATGGTTTTAGAGATGGTTGGGAGAAGAAGGAATATCAAGACTGAAGTAGATGCTTCAAGTGAAACGTATTTTCCTTATTGGATATACAATAGACTTGTGTCAAATCAAGAGCTTGGTCTACAGAGTATAAGCAATGAATTTGATAATGAGAAGGTAAGAAAGCTGACAATAGTGAGCTTATGGTGCATTCAAACTAACCCTTCAAATCGGCCATCAATAAGTACGGTGGTGGAAATGCTAGAAGGAAGAGTTGAATTGTTACAATTGCCACCTAAACCATTTTGGTTTTCTCCCTCGGCCTCTCCCTGA
- the LOC130951526 gene encoding LEAF RUST 10 DISEASE-RESISTANCE LOCUS RECEPTOR-LIKE PROTEIN KINASE-like 2.1, translated as MYRCVIISIILYCVLSRTTLCSYVDPQFEACKPQTCGNQSISYPFYIQYKQEPFCGYPGFGISCDSNGFPVLNLSNTPYIIHQIFYHNQSLRVSNAAFSSTNTTTADYCLSLTRNLTLPSTMIFSLVHQNHNKDILLFFGCNLSSLPTELTDYRIGCSEANNKTGGSILALYKDDVKTVSSVSKSCGRGGEVVHAGVEESEGGGIQEALRRGFMLNWNASDCKPCSSSGGRCGFNVTMYFFQCYCTDRIHASRCVIPGLSLSLSLLLISFAHYNSSAAAAVILLLVMVTYYTRWKKGNSKHHLVDAFLERHEHLQIKRYSYSEMKKVTNSFKNKLGQRGFGSVYKGQLQDGRHVAVKILSELKGDGDDFINEVASMSRTSHVNIISLLGFFFQGSKRALVYEFMPNGSLEKLIYEENAVIGDRQLDCQTLYDIAIGVVRGLEYLRKGCNTRILHFDIKPHNILLDENFLPKISDFGLAKICTRKESIVSIFGARGTVGYIAPEVFSRNFGVVSHKSDVYSYGMMVLEMVGRRKNIKADDASSEIYFPYWIHNRLVSNQELGLQNIRNEYDNEMVRKMTIVSLWCIQTKPSTRPSISKVVEMLEGRTELLQLPPKPYWFSPSNSP; from the exons ATGTACCGTTGTGTTATCATCAGCATCATCCTCTACTGTGTGTTGAGCAGAACCACTTTGTGCAGTTATGTGGATCCACAGTTTGAAGCATGTAAACCCCAAACATGCGGCAACCAATCCATAAGCTACCCTTTCTACATCCAATACAAGCAGGAACCTTTCTGTGGGTACCCTGGTTTTGGCATCTCTTGTGATAGTAATGGCTTCCCAGTTCTCAATCTCTCTAATACTCCTTACATCATCCATCAAATATTCTACCACAACCAATCACTTAGAGTCTCCAATGCTGCCTTTTCATCAACCAACACCACCACAGCTGATTATTGTCTTTCCCTTACACGGAACCTCACCCTTCCCTCAACCATGATCTTCAGTCTTGTTCATCAGAATCATAATAAGGACATCTTACTGTTCTTCGGCTGTAACCTGTCATCCCTGCCCACAGAGTTGACAGATTACAGAATTGGGTGTTCTGAAGCCAACAACAAAACGGGTGGTTCGATTCTGGCATTGTATAAGGACGATGTCAAAACAGTAAGCTCGGTGTCTAAGAGTTGCGGGAGGGGAGGAGAAGTGGTGCATGCGGGGGTGGAAGAGAGTGAAGGAGGAGGGATACAAGAGGCGCTGAGGAGAGGGTTCATGCTGAATTGGAATGCGAGTGATTGTAAGCCGTGCAGTAGCAGCGGAGGAAGGTGTGGCTTCAATGTAACTATGTATTTTTTCCAGTGTTACTGCACTGATAGAATTCATGCTTCCAGATGTGTTATTCCAGGTTTGTCTCTCTCTTTATCTCTTCTCTTGATTTCTTTTGCTCACTATAATT CCTCTGCAGCTGCTGCAGTTATTCTGCTGTTAGTAATGGTCACCTACTACACAAGATGGAAGAAGGGAAACTCAAAACACCACCTGGTTGATGCCTTTTTGGAGAGACATGAACACCTTCAAATCAAGAGGTACAGCTATTCCGAGATGAAGAAAGTGACCAATTCCTTCAAAAACAAATTAGGCCAACGGGGGTTTGGCAGTGTATACAAAGGACAATTACAGGATGGACGACATGTAGCAGTGAAGATCCTAAGTGAACTGAAAGGTGATGGTGATGATTTCATCAATGAAGTTGCTAGTATGAGCAGAACCTCTCACGTTAACATTATTTCTCttcttggattcttctttcAAGGTTCCAAACGAGCTTTGGTTTATGAATTTATGCCCAATGGGTCACTTGAGAAGTTAATCTATGAAGAAAATGCTGTGATAGGGGATCGCCAATTGGATTGCCAGACTTTATATGATATTGCAATTGGTGTTGTCCGAGGACTTGAATATTTGCGCAAGGGCTGCAATACTAGAATCTTGCATTTTGACATTAAGCCTCATAACATTCTATTAGATGAAAATTTCCTACCCAAAATTTCAGACTTCGGACTTGCAAAAATTTGCACAAGAAAAGAAAGTATAGTATCAATATTTGGTGCTAGAGGAACTGTAGGTTATATTGCCCCGGAGGTATTTTCTAGAAACTTTGGTGTAGTATCACATAAGTCGGACGTTTATAGTTACGGAATGATGGTCTTAGAGATGGttggaagaagaaagaatatcAAGGCTGATGATGCATCGAGTGagatatattttccttattggATACACAATAGACTTGTATCAAATCAAGAGCTTGGTCTGCAAAATATAAGAAATGAATATGATAATGAGATGGTCAGAAAGATGACAATAGTGAGTTTATGGTGCATTCAAACCAAGCCTTCAACTCGACCATCAATTAGTAAGGTGGTGGAAATGTTGGAAGGAAGAACTGAGTTGTTGCAATTGCCTCCTAAACCATATTGGTTTTCTCCTTCAAATTCTCCCTGA
- the LOC130947701 gene encoding LEAF RUST 10 DISEASE-RESISTANCE LOCUS RECEPTOR-LIKE PROTEIN KINASE-like 2.1 isoform X1, producing MMMVSTQVWITMNVTLCTIITPFLHLLHFCLCILSSKYNVTLFKCNHNLSTKPPSNYVNLGCRASYGYEIYYDRNNTHPDQEAAGVFSGCSVVQFASKDSTNTKDVLSFVSAEMVLEIVLSHDCDDCFNHRGGLCGVDKNNHFYCHKGSSSSTNRLVKKMGLALALAVTATLVLVIITLYYKRWKKQNQTLPLVDAFFERHDHLQIKRYSYSEMKKVTNSFKNKLGQGGFGSVYKGQLQDGRHVAVKILSEFKGDGQEFINEVASMSRTSHVNIVALLGFCFEGSKRALVYELMPNGSLEKLIYNENSVIGDRQLDCQTLYDIAIGVARGLEYLHKGCNTKILHFDIKPHNILLDKKFCPKISDFGLAKVCTRKESIVSIFGARGTAGYIAPEVFSRNFGAVSHKSDVYSYGMMVLEMVGRRKNIKAEVDVSSEIYFPHWIYNRLVSNQELDLQNIRNECDNEMVRKMTIVSLWCIQTNPSTRPSISKVVEMLEGSAELLQLPPKPYWFSPSNSP from the exons ATGATGATGGTTTCCACACAAGTTTGGATCACAATGAATGTGACGCTTTGCACAATAATTACACCCTTCCTCCACCTTCTCCACTTTTGTCTATGTATATTAAGTAGTAAGTACAATGTAACTCTCTTCAAATGCAATCACAACCTTAGTACCAAGCCCCCTTCCAATTATGTTAATCTAGGATGCCGCGCCTCCTACGGCTATGAAATCTATTATGATAGAAACAATACCCACCCTGATCAAGAGGCCGCCGGAGTTTTTTCCGGCTGCTCGGTTGTCCAGTTTGCTTCAAAAGACTCCACCAATACCAAAGACGTTTTGTCCTTCGTTTCAGCTGAGATGGTTCTTGAAATAGTATTATCTCATGACTGTGATGACTGCTTCAATCACAGAGGAGGCCTTTGTGGAGTCGACAAGAATAACCACTTCTACTGCCACAAAG GTAGTAGTAGTAGTACAAACAGGCTTGTCAAAAAAATGGGACTCGCACTAGCACTGG CGGTGACAGCTACTCTAGTGCTAGTAATAATAACGCTCTACTACAAAAGATGGAAGAAGCAAAATCAAACCCTTCCACTGGTTGATGCTTTTTTTGAGAGACATGACCACCTTCAAATCAAGAGGTATAGTTATTCTGAGATGAAGAAAGTGACCAATTCCTTCAAAAACAAACTAGGCCAAGGGGGGTTTGGCAGTGTATACAAAGGACAATTACAGGACGGACGCCATGTTGCAGTGAAGATCCTAAGTGAATTTAAAGGTGATGGTCAGGAGTTCATTAATGAAGTTGCAAGTATGAGCAGAACTTCTCATGTTAACATCGTTGCTCTTCTTGGCTTCTGCTTTGAAGGATCTAAGCGAGCTTTAGTTTACGAATTGATGCCTAATGGGTCTCTAGAGAAGTTAATTTATAATGAAAATTCTGTGATAGGGGATCGTCAATTAGATTGTCAAACTTTATATGATATTGCAATTGGTGTTGCCCGAGGACTTGAGTATTTGCACAAGGGCTGCAATACAAAAATCCTGCATTTTGACATAAAGCCTCATAACATTctattagataaaaaattttgtccCAAAATTTCCGACTTCGGACTTGCAAAAGTTTGCACAAGAAAAGAAAGTATAGTATCAATATTTGGTGCTAGAGGAACTGCAGGCTATATTGCCCCGGAGGTATTTTCTAGAAACTTTGGTGCAGTATCACATAAGTCAGATGTTTACAGTTATGGAATGATGGTCTTAGAAATGGTTGGAAGAAGAAAGAACATCAAGGCTGAAGTTGATGTATCTAGTGAGATATATTTCCCTCATTGGATATACAATCGCCTTGTGTCAAATCAGGAGCTTGATCTGCAAAACATAAGAAATGAATGTGATAATGAGATGGTCAGAAAGATGACAATAGTGAGTTTATGGTGCATCCAAACCAATCCTTCAACTCGACCATCAATCAGTAAGGTGGTGGAAATGTTGGAAGGAAGTGCTGAGTTGTTGCAATTGCCTCCTAAACCATATTGGTTTTCTCCTTCAAACTCTCCCTGA
- the LOC130948133 gene encoding LEAF RUST 10 DISEASE-RESISTANCE LOCUS RECEPTOR-LIKE PROTEIN KINASE-like 2.1: MLVREMKMVSSMLHVFSRSLLLLFFFLLLSCNGNRVWGCPPSIPCGDLGDLRFPFTSRPHSECGLLVIDGCQDDPGSTKSIQNNNRWFNIVNGSLTQSNITVRDDGLVVSRSSITIRDDNLYTLLSSRSCEVLGYGSSNTFRIDTPLASSQVMYSATLLKCKHSIDPRPSYVLPNSTVCGNDTFYGVSDASKYKEIQGCSLIELPLGGPNVVLQDPNTLLSSLTADIPIQINLSPNCSHCNIAYGGLCRIDNSGRFYCHTPRKTRKTITIAVASVIGALGAFIVLAWYFRRHFYNKENPTHQIIEAFLKNHGHLAAKRFSYLEVKKATNSFKDKLGQGGYGSVYKGKLSDGTLVAVKVLSESKGNGEEFINEVASISVTSHVNIVELLGFCLEDTKRALIYKYMPNGSVEKFIYEGRDSKRFNPNLTCKTMYKIAIGVARGLDYLHKGCNSKIVHFDIKPHNILLDEDFCPKISDFGLAKICMEKESILSLMIARGTIGYIAPEVFSRNFGEVSHKSDVYSYGMMVLEMIGERSNMNIKDESSSEMYFPHWIYRRLEQNQEPELQCIKNEIDKETIQKMIVVSLWCIQTDPSNRPTMSKVVDMMESTFESLQMPPKPYLSSPPRSSPLDSTNSSLSKCKSL; this comes from the exons ATGTTGGTGAGAGAAATGAAGATGGTTTCATCAATGCTGCATGTGTTTAGTAGGTCTCTCTTgctcttattcttcttcttgttgctTTCATGCAACGGCAACAGGGTATGGGGATGTCCACCTTCAATTCCGTGCGGAGATCTCGGCGATCTGCGTTTCCCATTCACCAGCAGACCTCACTCGGAGTGCGGCCTCCTGGTGATAGATGGCTGCCAAGATGATCCAGGCTCCACTAAAAGCATTCAGAACAACAACCGTTGGTTCAATATTGTCAACGGAAGCCTTACCCAGTCAAACATCACCGTCAGAGACGACGGTTTAGTGGTTTCACGATCTTCAATAACCATCAGAGACGACAATCTCTATACTCTCCTGTCATCAAGAAGCTGTGAGGTTTTGGGGTATGGCTCTTCCAACACATTCAGAATCGACACACCTTTGGCTTCTTCTCAGGTGATGTACTCAGCAACCCTTCTCAAATGCAAACATAGCATCGATCCAAGGCCTTCGTATGTTCTTCCAAACTCTACGGTATGTGGAAACGATACGTTCTACGGAGTGAGTGACGCATCCAAATACAAGGAGATCCAAGGGTGTTCATTGATTGAGCTTCCACTGGGTGGACCAAATGTGGTCCTCCAAGATCCCAACACCCTGCTAAGTTCCCTCACCGCTGATATTCCAATCCAAATAAACCTGTCTCCCAATTGTTCTCATTGTAACATTGCTTACGGAGGCCTATGCAGAATCGACAACTCCGGCAGGTTTTATTGTCACACACCTC GCAAAACTAGAAAGACGATTACAATAGCAG TTGCTTCTGTGATTGGAGCATTAGGAGCTTTCATAGTGTTGGCTTGGTACTTCAGAAGGCACTTTTACAATAAAGAAAACCCAACCCACCAGATAATTGAGGCATTCCTGAAAAATCATGGACACCTTGCAGCTAAAAGGTTCAGTTATTTAGAGGTAAAGAAGGCAACCAACTCCTTCAAAGACAAACTGGGTCAAGGAGGTTATGGTAGCGTATACAAAGGGAAGTTATCTGATGGAACCCTTGTGGCAGTGAAGGTTTTAAGTGAATCAAAAGGTAATGGTGAAGAATTTATCAATGAAGTTGCTAGCATAAGTGTCACTTCTCATGTTAACATTGTTGAATTATTGGGATTCTGTTTGGAAGATACTAAAAGAGCTTTAATATACAAGTATATGCCTAATGGATCAGttgaaaaatttatttatgaaGGCAGAGATTCAAAAAGGTTCAATCCAAACTTGACTTGCAAAACAATGTATAAGATCGCAATTGGTGTTGCTCGAGGGTTAGACTATTTGCACAAAGGGTGTAACAGCAAAATTGTACATTTTGATATCAAACCTCACAATATCTTATTAGATGAGGATTTTTGTCCAAAGATTTCTGATTTTGGACTTGCAAAAATATGCATGGAAAAAGAAAGCATCCTATCATTAATGATTGCTAGAGGAACTATAGGTTATATTGCACCTGAAGTGTTCTCAAGGAATTTTGGTGAGGTGTCTCATAAATCCGATGTATATAGTTATGGAATGATGGTTTTAGAAATGATTGGAGAAAGAAGTAACATGAACATTAAAGATGAATCTTCAAGTGAAATGTATTTTCCTCATTGGATTTACAGGCGTCTTGAGCAGAACCAAGAACCCGAATTGCAATGTATCAAGAatgaaattgataaagaaaCGATACAGAAGATGATAGTAGTGAGCTTATGGTGCATACAAACTGACCCATCAAATAGACCAACAATGAGCAAGGTGGTAGATATGATGGAATCAACCTTCGAGTCTCTACAAATGCCACCAAAACCTTATCTATCTTCACCTCCTAGATCTTCGCCACTAGATTCAACAAATTCATCACTCTCAAAATGTAAGTCATTATGA
- the LOC130947701 gene encoding PR5-like receptor kinase isoform X3: protein MGLALALAVTATLVLVIITLYYKRWKKQNQTLPLVDAFFERHDHLQIKRYSYSEMKKVTNSFKNKLGQGGFGSVYKGQLQDGRHVAVKILSEFKGDGQEFINEVASMSRTSHVNIVALLGFCFEGSKRALVYELMPNGSLEKLIYNENSVIGDRQLDCQTLYDIAIGVARGLEYLHKGCNTKILHFDIKPHNILLDKKFCPKISDFGLAKVCTRKESIVSIFGARGTAGYIAPEVFSRNFGAVSHKSDVYSYGMMVLEMVGRRKNIKAEVDVSSEIYFPHWIYNRLVSNQELDLQNIRNECDNEMVRKMTIVSLWCIQTNPSTRPSISKVVEMLEGSAELLQLPPKPYWFSPSNSP from the exons ATGGGACTCGCACTAGCACTGG CGGTGACAGCTACTCTAGTGCTAGTAATAATAACGCTCTACTACAAAAGATGGAAGAAGCAAAATCAAACCCTTCCACTGGTTGATGCTTTTTTTGAGAGACATGACCACCTTCAAATCAAGAGGTATAGTTATTCTGAGATGAAGAAAGTGACCAATTCCTTCAAAAACAAACTAGGCCAAGGGGGGTTTGGCAGTGTATACAAAGGACAATTACAGGACGGACGCCATGTTGCAGTGAAGATCCTAAGTGAATTTAAAGGTGATGGTCAGGAGTTCATTAATGAAGTTGCAAGTATGAGCAGAACTTCTCATGTTAACATCGTTGCTCTTCTTGGCTTCTGCTTTGAAGGATCTAAGCGAGCTTTAGTTTACGAATTGATGCCTAATGGGTCTCTAGAGAAGTTAATTTATAATGAAAATTCTGTGATAGGGGATCGTCAATTAGATTGTCAAACTTTATATGATATTGCAATTGGTGTTGCCCGAGGACTTGAGTATTTGCACAAGGGCTGCAATACAAAAATCCTGCATTTTGACATAAAGCCTCATAACATTctattagataaaaaattttgtccCAAAATTTCCGACTTCGGACTTGCAAAAGTTTGCACAAGAAAAGAAAGTATAGTATCAATATTTGGTGCTAGAGGAACTGCAGGCTATATTGCCCCGGAGGTATTTTCTAGAAACTTTGGTGCAGTATCACATAAGTCAGATGTTTACAGTTATGGAATGATGGTCTTAGAAATGGTTGGAAGAAGAAAGAACATCAAGGCTGAAGTTGATGTATCTAGTGAGATATATTTCCCTCATTGGATATACAATCGCCTTGTGTCAAATCAGGAGCTTGATCTGCAAAACATAAGAAATGAATGTGATAATGAGATGGTCAGAAAGATGACAATAGTGAGTTTATGGTGCATCCAAACCAATCCTTCAACTCGACCATCAATCAGTAAGGTGGTGGAAATGTTGGAAGGAAGTGCTGAGTTGTTGCAATTGCCTCCTAAACCATATTGGTTTTCTCCTTCAAACTCTCCCTGA
- the LOC130947701 gene encoding LEAF RUST 10 DISEASE-RESISTANCE LOCUS RECEPTOR-LIKE PROTEIN KINASE-like 2.1 isoform X2, whose protein sequence is MPQVPHSQPSPEFHNYRVCPEYNIYYGPPTEEIPKGFQWPTNLTECSNIQLPLKDESDTSHPFPFVSDEMQLEVLLSDDWAKRVKHQRGQCQLDTQGKFYCAGSSSSTNRLVKKMGLALALAVTATLVLVIITLYYKRWKKQNQTLPLVDAFFERHDHLQIKRYSYSEMKKVTNSFKNKLGQGGFGSVYKGQLQDGRHVAVKILSEFKGDGQEFINEVASMSRTSHVNIVALLGFCFEGSKRALVYELMPNGSLEKLIYNENSVIGDRQLDCQTLYDIAIGVARGLEYLHKGCNTKILHFDIKPHNILLDKKFCPKISDFGLAKVCTRKESIVSIFGARGTAGYIAPEVFSRNFGAVSHKSDVYSYGMMVLEMVGRRKNIKAEVDVSSEIYFPHWIYNRLVSNQELDLQNIRNECDNEMVRKMTIVSLWCIQTNPSTRPSISKVVEMLEGSAELLQLPPKPYWFSPSNSP, encoded by the exons ATGCCACAAGTTCCTCACTCTCAACCTTCCCCGGAGTTTCATAACTATAGAGTGTGTCCAGAGTACAATATCTACTATGGCCCTCCAACCGAGGAAATTCCTAAGGGATTCCAGtggccaacaaatttaacagaATGTTCCAATATTCAGTTACCATTAAAAGACGAGTCAGATACTAGTCATCCATTTCCTTTTGTATCTGATGAGATGCAATTGGAAGTATTATTATCTGATGATTGGGCCAAGCGTGTTAAGCACCAAAGAGGTCAATGTCAACTTGACACCCAAGGCAAATTCTATTGTGCAG GTAGTAGTAGTAGTACAAACAGGCTTGTCAAAAAAATGGGACTCGCACTAGCACTGG CGGTGACAGCTACTCTAGTGCTAGTAATAATAACGCTCTACTACAAAAGATGGAAGAAGCAAAATCAAACCCTTCCACTGGTTGATGCTTTTTTTGAGAGACATGACCACCTTCAAATCAAGAGGTATAGTTATTCTGAGATGAAGAAAGTGACCAATTCCTTCAAAAACAAACTAGGCCAAGGGGGGTTTGGCAGTGTATACAAAGGACAATTACAGGACGGACGCCATGTTGCAGTGAAGATCCTAAGTGAATTTAAAGGTGATGGTCAGGAGTTCATTAATGAAGTTGCAAGTATGAGCAGAACTTCTCATGTTAACATCGTTGCTCTTCTTGGCTTCTGCTTTGAAGGATCTAAGCGAGCTTTAGTTTACGAATTGATGCCTAATGGGTCTCTAGAGAAGTTAATTTATAATGAAAATTCTGTGATAGGGGATCGTCAATTAGATTGTCAAACTTTATATGATATTGCAATTGGTGTTGCCCGAGGACTTGAGTATTTGCACAAGGGCTGCAATACAAAAATCCTGCATTTTGACATAAAGCCTCATAACATTctattagataaaaaattttgtccCAAAATTTCCGACTTCGGACTTGCAAAAGTTTGCACAAGAAAAGAAAGTATAGTATCAATATTTGGTGCTAGAGGAACTGCAGGCTATATTGCCCCGGAGGTATTTTCTAGAAACTTTGGTGCAGTATCACATAAGTCAGATGTTTACAGTTATGGAATGATGGTCTTAGAAATGGTTGGAAGAAGAAAGAACATCAAGGCTGAAGTTGATGTATCTAGTGAGATATATTTCCCTCATTGGATATACAATCGCCTTGTGTCAAATCAGGAGCTTGATCTGCAAAACATAAGAAATGAATGTGATAATGAGATGGTCAGAAAGATGACAATAGTGAGTTTATGGTGCATCCAAACCAATCCTTCAACTCGACCATCAATCAGTAAGGTGGTGGAAATGTTGGAAGGAAGTGCTGAGTTGTTGCAATTGCCTCCTAAACCATATTGGTTTTCTCCTTCAAACTCTCCCTGA